The DNA region GCCGAGTTCGACCGCATCGAGGCCAACGAGCTGCCCGCCGGCTGGGAGAAGGCCATCCCGGTCTTCGAGCCCGGCAAGGGCGTCGCGACGCGTGCGGCGTCCGGCAAGGTGCTGCAGGCGCTCGGCGCGGTGATCCCGGAGCTGTGGGGCGGCTCGGCCGACCTGGCCGGCTCCAACAACACCACGATCGACAAGTCGTCCTCCTTCCTCCCGGAGGGCAACCCGCTGCCCGAGGCGGACCCGTACGGCCGGACCATCCACTTCGGCATCCGCGAGCACGCGATGGCCGCGGAGATGAACGGCATCGCGCTGCACGGCAACACCCGCATCTACGGCGGCACCTTCCTGGTGTTCTCCGACTACATGCGCAACGCGGTGCGCCTGTCCGCGCTGATGCACCTGCCGGTGACGTACGTGTGGACGCACGACTCGATCGGTCTCGGCGAGGACGGCCCGACCCACCAGCCGGTGGAGCACCTGGCCTCGCTGCGCGCCATCCCGGGCCTGAACCTGGTCCGCCCGGCCGACGCCAACGAGACGGCGATCGCCTGGCGCGAGATCATGCGCCGCCACACCAAGGTGTACGGCAAGGGCGCCCCGCACGGTCTGGCGCTGACCCGCCAGGGCGTGCCGACCTACGCGCCGAACGAGGACGCGGCCAAGGGCGGCTACGTGCTGTTCGAGGCGGAAGGCGGCGAGCCCCAGGCGCTGCTGATCGCGACCGGTTCCGAGGTGCACCTGGCCGTCGAGGCCCGGGAGCAGCTGCAGGCCGCGGGCGTCCCGACCCGGGTGGTCTCGATGCCGTCGGTCGAGTGGTTCGAGGAGCAGGACCAGGAGTACAAGGACGCCGTCCTGCCGCCGTCGGTGAAGGCGCGCGTCGCGGTCGAGGCCGGTATCGGTCTGACCTGGCACCGGTTCGTCGGCGACGCCGGCCGGATCGTCTCGCTGGAGCACTTCGGTGCCTCGGCGGACGCGAAGGTGCTGTTCCGCGAGTTCGGGTTCACGCCGGAGGCGGTCGTCGCCGCCGCGCGGGAATCTCTCGACGCCGCCGCGCGCTGACGCGCATACGTACGACTTATTGGAGATGCAATTCTCATGACAGACGCTCTCAAGCGCCTCTCCGACGAAGGCGTCGCGATCTGGCTCGACGACCTCTCGCGGAAGCGGATCACGTCCGGCAACCTCGCCGAGCTCATCGACCAGAGCCATGTGGTGGGTGTGACCACCAACCCGTCCATCTTCCAGAAGGCGATCTCCTCGGGTGACGGCTACGAGCAGCAGCTCGTGGACCTCGCCGCCCGCAAGGTGACGGTGGACGAGGCCATCCGCATGATCACGACGGCGGACGTGAGGGACGCCGCCGACATCCTGCGCCCGGTCTTCGACGCGACCCAGGGCCAGGACGGCCGGGTCTCGATCGAGGTCGACCCGCGCCTGGCCCACGAGACGGCGGCCACGATCGCCGAGGCCAAGCAGCTGGCCTGGCTGGTGGACCGGCCCAACACCCTCATCAAGATCCCGGCCACCAAGGCGGGTCTGCCGGCGATCACCGAGGTCATCGGCCTCGGCATCAGCGTGAACGTGACGCTGATCTTCTCGCTCGAGCGCTACCGCGCGGTCATGGACGCCTACCTGGCCGGTCTGGAGAAGGCCCGCGAGCGCGGCCTGGACCTGTCGAAGATCCACTCCGTGGCGTCCTTCTTCGTGTCCCGGGTGGACACCGAGATCGACAAGCGCCTGGACGTCATCGGCACCGACGAGGCCAAGGGCCTCAAGGGCAAGGCGGCCGTCGCCAACGCGCGGCTCGCGTACGAGGCGTACGAGGAGGTCTTCGGCTCGGAGCGCTGGGCGGCCCTGGACAAGGCGCAGGCCAACAAGCAGCGTCCGCTGTGGGCCTCGACCGGCGTGAAGGACCCGGCGTACAAGGACACCCTGTACGTGGTGGACCTGGTCGCCCCGGGCACCGTCAACACCATGCCGGAGGCGACCCTGGAGGCCACCGCCGACCACGGCGAGGTCACCGGCGACACCATCCGCGGCACGTACGAGGAGTCCCGCAAGGTCCTCGACGCGGTGGCCGCGCTCGGCATCTCGTACGACGAGGTCGTCCAGCTCCTGGAGGACGAGGGCGTCGACAAGTTCGAGGCCTCGTGGAACGACCTGCTGAAGTCGACCGAGGCGGAGCTCTCCCGCCGTACTCCCTCGGAGGCGTAAGCACCTTGAGCGCAGTCACCGGAGCCAACCCGCTCCGTGACGCCGCAGACCGACGGCTCCCGCGCATCGCGGGGCCGTCGGGTCTGGTGATCTTCGGTGTCACGGGCGATTTGTCCCGTAAGAAGCTGATGCCTGCCGTCTACGACCTCGCGAACCGTGGTCTGCTGCCGCCGGGCTTCTCCCTCATCGGATTCGCCCGCCGCGAGTGGGAGAACGAGGACTTCGCACAGGAGGTCCACGAGGCGGTCAAGCAGCACGCCCGCACCCCGTTCCGCGAGGAGGTGTGGCAGCAGCTGATCCAGGGGATGCGCTTCGTCCAGGGCGACTTCGACAGCGACGACGCCTTCGAGCAGCTGAAGTCCACCATCGAGGAGCTGGACAAGGCGCAGGGCACGGGCGGCAACTTCGCCTTCTACCTCTCCGTGCCGCCGAAGTTCTTCCCCCTGGTCGTCCAGCAGCTCAAGAAGCACGGCCTGGCCGACCAGAAGAACGGCGCGTGGCGGCGCGCCGTCATCGAGAAGCCGTTCGGCCACGACCTGGAGTCCGCCAAGGAACTCAACGAGGTCGTACACGAGGTCTTCCCGCCCGAGGCGGTCTTCCGGATCGACCACTACCTCGGCAAGGAGACCGTCCAGAACATCCTGGCGCTCCGCTTCGCCAACACCCTCTTCGAGCCGATCTGGAACCGGTCGTACGTCGACCACGTGCAGATCACCATGGCCGAGGACATCGGCATCGGCGGCCGGGCCGGCTACTACGACGGCATCGGCGCGGCCCGTGACGTCATCCAGAACCACCTCCTCCAGCTGCTCGCGCTGACCGCGATGGAGGAGCCCGCCTCCTTCGACGCCGACGCGCTCGCGGCGGAGAAGACCAAGGTGCTCGGCGCGGTGAAGCTGCCGAAGGACCTGGCGAAGTCCACGGTCCGCGGTCAGTACGCGGCCGGGTGGCAGGGCGGCGAGAAGGCCGTCGGCTACCTGGAGGAGGACGGGATCGACCCGCAGTCGAAGACCGACACCTACGCGGCGATCAAGCTGGAGATCGACAACCGCCGCTGGGCGGGCGTCCCCTTCTATCTG from Streptomyces fradiae includes:
- the tal gene encoding transaldolase; the encoded protein is MTDALKRLSDEGVAIWLDDLSRKRITSGNLAELIDQSHVVGVTTNPSIFQKAISSGDGYEQQLVDLAARKVTVDEAIRMITTADVRDAADILRPVFDATQGQDGRVSIEVDPRLAHETAATIAEAKQLAWLVDRPNTLIKIPATKAGLPAITEVIGLGISVNVTLIFSLERYRAVMDAYLAGLEKARERGLDLSKIHSVASFFVSRVDTEIDKRLDVIGTDEAKGLKGKAAVANARLAYEAYEEVFGSERWAALDKAQANKQRPLWASTGVKDPAYKDTLYVVDLVAPGTVNTMPEATLEATADHGEVTGDTIRGTYEESRKVLDAVAALGISYDEVVQLLEDEGVDKFEASWNDLLKSTEAELSRRTPSEA
- the tkt gene encoding transketolase gives rise to the protein MSTKPTTTDLEWTERDQRAVDTARILAADAVQKVGNGHPGTAMSLAPAAYTLFQKVMRHDPADPEWVGRDRFVLSAGHSSLTLYTQLYLGGFGLELDDLKSFRTWGSKTPGHPEYGHTAGVETTTGPLGQGVANAVGMAMAARYERGLFDPEAPQGTSPFDHRVYVIAGDGCLQEGISAEASSLAGHQKLGNLIMLWDDNHISIEGDTETAVSEDTMKRYEAYGWHVQRVEPKADGDLDPAALYAAIKAAEAETERPSFIAMRSIIAWPAPSAQNTEAAHGSALGDEEVAATKRVLGFDPEQTFEVSDEVLAHTRALGDRGREARAAWEKQLSEWRTANPERAAEFDRIEANELPAGWEKAIPVFEPGKGVATRAASGKVLQALGAVIPELWGGSADLAGSNNTTIDKSSSFLPEGNPLPEADPYGRTIHFGIREHAMAAEMNGIALHGNTRIYGGTFLVFSDYMRNAVRLSALMHLPVTYVWTHDSIGLGEDGPTHQPVEHLASLRAIPGLNLVRPADANETAIAWREIMRRHTKVYGKGAPHGLALTRQGVPTYAPNEDAAKGGYVLFEAEGGEPQALLIATGSEVHLAVEAREQLQAAGVPTRVVSMPSVEWFEEQDQEYKDAVLPPSVKARVAVEAGIGLTWHRFVGDAGRIVSLEHFGASADAKVLFREFGFTPEAVVAAARESLDAAAR
- the zwf gene encoding glucose-6-phosphate dehydrogenase, producing MSAVTGANPLRDAADRRLPRIAGPSGLVIFGVTGDLSRKKLMPAVYDLANRGLLPPGFSLIGFARREWENEDFAQEVHEAVKQHARTPFREEVWQQLIQGMRFVQGDFDSDDAFEQLKSTIEELDKAQGTGGNFAFYLSVPPKFFPLVVQQLKKHGLADQKNGAWRRAVIEKPFGHDLESAKELNEVVHEVFPPEAVFRIDHYLGKETVQNILALRFANTLFEPIWNRSYVDHVQITMAEDIGIGGRAGYYDGIGAARDVIQNHLLQLLALTAMEEPASFDADALAAEKTKVLGAVKLPKDLAKSTVRGQYAAGWQGGEKAVGYLEEDGIDPQSKTDTYAAIKLEIDNRRWAGVPFYLRTGKRLGRRVTEIAVVFQRAPHSPFDQTATEELGQNALVIRVQPDEGVTMRFGSKVPGTQMEVRDVSMDFAYGESFTESSPEAYERLILDVLLGDSNLFPRVEEVELSWKILDPIERFWDGHGKPAQYQSGTWGPVEADEMLARDGRSWRRP